The sequence CGCCGGGCGCGTCGTGGCGAAGCGGGTGATGGGAAAGAGCACCTTCATCCACCTCGCGGACCGGACGGGGCGCATCCAGCTCTACCTGCGCGTCAACGACCTGGCCGAGACGTACCCGCTCCTCGACCTGATCGACCTCAGCGACTGGCTGGGCGCGGAGGGGACGCTCTTTCGCACGCGCACCGGCGAGGTGTCGCTGCGCGTGACGTCGTTCAGCGTGCTCGCCAAGGCGATCCGTCCGCTGCCGCTGGGGAAGGAG is a genomic window of Longimicrobium sp. containing:
- a CDS encoding OB-fold nucleic acid binding domain-containing protein → MSEPVATPEGGERIVAERTEKLHALRERGVEPFAYGYDPTHSATAARALFEAWEGQGSRGDGPAEPVRVAGRVVAKRVMGKSTFIHLADRTGRIQLYLRVNDLAETYPLLDLIDLSDWLGAEGTLFRTRTGEVSLRVTSFSVLAKAIRPLPLGKE